Proteins from one Clupea harengus chromosome 17, Ch_v2.0.2, whole genome shotgun sequence genomic window:
- the gyg1b gene encoding glycogenin-1b isoform X2 yields MVLGQSLRNHKTSKQLVVMIGPYVSDPSRAVLRQIYDEVRLVDVLDSGDRAHLAMMKRPDLGVTFTKLHCWALTHYSKCVFMDADTLVVSNVDELFDREELSAAPDPGWPDCFNSGVFVFRPSKETYDKLLQFCTEHGSFDGGDQGVLNAFFSDWATTDINKHLPFIYNLSSVAIYTYAPAFKQFGSNAKVVHFLGNTKPWSYTFDPKARSVRGDVQEASSNPSFLLEWWTVYASSVVPMMNREYGDQPFHSGCEEEETPVPPQPSLSSLERKQRWEQGQADYMGMDSFENIQKKLDAFLK; encoded by the exons ATGGTTTTGGGGCAGTCCCTGAGGAACCATAAAACCTCAAAGCAACTGGTGGTCATGATTGGACCCTATGTGTCAGACCCATCCAG AGCAGTGCTTCGCCAAATCTATGATGAGGTCAGGCTGGTGGATGTGTTGGATAGCGGGGACAGGGCACACCTGGCCATGATGAAGAGGCCTGACCTGGGTGTCACCTTCACAAAGCTCCACTGCTGGGCTCTCACACACTACTCCAAATGTGTCTTCATGGACGCAGACACGCTG GTGGTGTCAAATGTGGACGAGCTGTTTGATCGCGAGGAGCTGTCCGCGGCCCCCGACCCAGGCTGGCCCGACTGCTTCAACTCTGGCGTGTTTGTGTTCCGCCCCTCCAAGGAAACCTACGACAAACTTCTTCAGTTCTGCACAGAACACGGCAGCTTTGACG GGGGCGACCAGGGAGTTCTGAATGCCTTCTTCAGTGACTGGGCAACAACGGACATCAACAAGCACCTACCCTTCATCTACAATCTCAGCAGTGTGGCAATCTACACTTATGCGCCAGCATTCAAGCA GTTTGGTAGTAATGCTAAGGTGGTCCACTTCCTGGGCAACACCAAGCCATGGAGCTACACCTTTGACCCCAAAGCACGGAGTGTCCGGGGCGACGTCCAGGAGGCCTCCTCAAACCCCAGCTTCCTGCTGGAGTGGTGGACCGTGTACGCCAGCTCTGTGGTACCCATGATGAATCGGGAGTATGGGGACCAGCCTTTCCACTCCGgctgtgag GAGGAAGAGACGCCTGTGCCCCCACAGCCCTCCTTGTCCTCGCTGGAGAGGAAGCAGAGATGGGAACAGGGCCAGGCAGACTACATGGGAATGGACTCTTTTGAAAATATCCAGAAAAAGCTTGATGCTTTCCTTAAGTGA
- the gyg1b gene encoding glycogenin-1b isoform X1 has translation MADQAFVTLATNDNYAKGAMVLGQSLRNHKTSKQLVVMIGPYVSDPSRAVLRQIYDEVRLVDVLDSGDRAHLAMMKRPDLGVTFTKLHCWALTHYSKCVFMDADTLVVSNVDELFDREELSAAPDPGWPDCFNSGVFVFRPSKETYDKLLQFCTEHGSFDGGDQGVLNAFFSDWATTDINKHLPFIYNLSSVAIYTYAPAFKQFGSNAKVVHFLGNTKPWSYTFDPKARSVRGDVQEASSNPSFLLEWWTVYASSVVPMMNREYGDQPFHSGCEEEETPVPPQPSLSSLERKQRWEQGQADYMGMDSFENIQKKLDAFLK, from the exons ATGGCAG atcAGGCATTCGTCACCTTGGCCACAAATGACAACTATGCTAAAGGAGCCATGGTTTTGGGGCAGTCCCTGAGGAACCATAAAACCTCAAAGCAACTGGTGGTCATGATTGGACCCTATGTGTCAGACCCATCCAG AGCAGTGCTTCGCCAAATCTATGATGAGGTCAGGCTGGTGGATGTGTTGGATAGCGGGGACAGGGCACACCTGGCCATGATGAAGAGGCCTGACCTGGGTGTCACCTTCACAAAGCTCCACTGCTGGGCTCTCACACACTACTCCAAATGTGTCTTCATGGACGCAGACACGCTG GTGGTGTCAAATGTGGACGAGCTGTTTGATCGCGAGGAGCTGTCCGCGGCCCCCGACCCAGGCTGGCCCGACTGCTTCAACTCTGGCGTGTTTGTGTTCCGCCCCTCCAAGGAAACCTACGACAAACTTCTTCAGTTCTGCACAGAACACGGCAGCTTTGACG GGGGCGACCAGGGAGTTCTGAATGCCTTCTTCAGTGACTGGGCAACAACGGACATCAACAAGCACCTACCCTTCATCTACAATCTCAGCAGTGTGGCAATCTACACTTATGCGCCAGCATTCAAGCA GTTTGGTAGTAATGCTAAGGTGGTCCACTTCCTGGGCAACACCAAGCCATGGAGCTACACCTTTGACCCCAAAGCACGGAGTGTCCGGGGCGACGTCCAGGAGGCCTCCTCAAACCCCAGCTTCCTGCTGGAGTGGTGGACCGTGTACGCCAGCTCTGTGGTACCCATGATGAATCGGGAGTATGGGGACCAGCCTTTCCACTCCGgctgtgag GAGGAAGAGACGCCTGTGCCCCCACAGCCCTCCTTGTCCTCGCTGGAGAGGAAGCAGAGATGGGAACAGGGCCAGGCAGACTACATGGGAATGGACTCTTTTGAAAATATCCAGAAAAAGCTTGATGCTTTCCTTAAGTGA